Proteins encoded within one genomic window of Cucumis sativus cultivar 9930 chromosome 3, Cucumber_9930_V3, whole genome shotgun sequence:
- the LOC116402466 gene encoding ABC transporter G family member 42-like — protein sequence MLIPKQESSYFLLGSAFPPMLIPKQESSYFLLGSAFPPMLIPKQESSYFLLGSAFPPTLIPKQESYSTLMLMFVEEVMELIELDKLRDALVGLPGIDGLSTEQRKRLTIAVELVANPSTIFMDEPTSGIDARSAANLLCVRR from the exons ATGTTGAtaccaaaacaagaaag CTCCTATTTTCTACTTGGCTCCGCCTTTCCTCCAATGTTGAtaccaaaacaagaaag CTCCTATTTTCTACTTGGCTCCGCCTTTCCTCCAATGTTGAtaccaaaacaagaaag CTCCTATTTTCTACTTGGCTCCGCCTTTCCTCCAACGTTGAtaccaaaacaagaaag CTATTCTACATTGATGTTGATGTTTGTGGAAGAAGTTATGGAACTAATAGAACTAGATAAATTGAGAGATGCTTTAGTGGGGCTACCAGGAATTGATGGTCTTTCAACAGAACAAAGGAAGAGATTGACAATAGCAGTGGAGTTGGTTGCTAATCCGTCGACTATCTTCATGGACGAACCAACTTCTGGTATTGATGCTAGATCTGCTGCCAATTTGTTATGCGTACGTCGCTGA